The following proteins come from a genomic window of Gossypium raimondii isolate GPD5lz chromosome 5, ASM2569854v1, whole genome shotgun sequence:
- the LOC105770263 gene encoding LRR receptor-like serine/threonine-protein kinase RGI5, producing MAMPTLFAGTHFLFFYLFVFRTLLVTSLSPDGEALLSLLSAADPSAKASSPVLSSWNPKSSTPCLWQGITCSPQNRVISLSLPNIFLNISSLPSQLSSLSSLQLLNLSSTNISGSIPPSFGKLVHLRLLDLSSNSLTGSIPQELGQLSLLQFLFLNSNGLSGGIPPQLGNLTSLQVLCLQDNLLNGSIPSQMGSLVSLQQFRIGGNPDLTGEIPTQLGLLTNLTTFGAAATGLSGSIPSTFGNLINLQTLSLYDTEVSGSIPPELGLCSELRNLYLHMNKLTGSIPPQLGKLQKVTSLLLWGNALTGSIPAEISNCSSLVVLDASANDLSGKIPSDIGKLGVLEQLHLSDNSLIGLIPWEISNCSSLTTLQLDKNKLSGAIPWQIGNLKQLQSFFLWGNSVSGTIPSSFGNCTELYSIDLSRNKLTGSIPEDIFSLKKLSKLLLLGNSLSGKLPRSVSNCQSLVRLRLGENRLSGQIPKEIGQLQNLVFLDLYMNHFTGSLPSEIANITVLELLDVHNNHINGEIPSQLGELVNLEQLDLSRNSFTGAIPLSFGNFSYLNKLILNSNLLTGSIPKSFQNLQKLTLLDLSYNRLSGEIPSEIGYITSLTISLDLSSNMFTGEIPESMSGLRQLQSLDLSHNMLHGRIKVLGSLTSLTFLNISFNNFSGPIPVTPFFRTLSYNSYLQNLNLCESVDGSTCSSSLMRKTRLRSAKTVALVSVILASVTIAVLASWYLVTRNHRYMMEKSAGASSSSPGAEDFSYPWTFIPFQRLNFTIDNILDCLKDENVIGKGCSGIVYKAEMPNGELIAVKKLWRTKDDEEPTVDSFAAEIQILGHIRHRNIVKLLGYCSNKSVKLLLYNYIPNGNLQQLLRGNRNLSWEVRYKIAVGSAQGLAYLHHDCKPAILHRDVKCNNILLDSKFEAYLADFGLAKLMNSPNYHHAMSRVAGSYGYIAPEYGYTMNITEKSDVYSYGVVLLEILSGRSAVESQVGDGVHIVEWVKKKMGSFEPAASILDAKLRGMPDQLVQEMLQTLGIAMFCVNSSPAERPTMKEVVALLMEVKTQPEEWGKTSQPLIKQSSNQS from the exons ATGGCAATGCCTACCCTGTTTGCAGGGACCCATTTCTTGTTCTTCTATCTGTTTGTTTTTAGAACACTCTTGGTCACCTCATTGTCACCTGATGGAGAGgctcttctttctcttttatcaGCTGCTGACCCATCTGCAAAAGCTTCTTCACCAGTGCTCTCTTCATGGAACCCAAAGAGCTCAACCCCATGTTTATGGCAAGGGATAACGTGTTCTCCACAAAATAGAGTTATCTCCCTCTCACTGCCCAACATATTCCTCAATATCTCTTCTTTGCCCTCACAGCTTTCCTCTCTTTCTTCCCTGCAACTTCTCAATCTCTCATCCACCAATATTTCAGGCTCAATCCCTCCTTCTTTTGGCAAACTAGTTCACCTTCGCCTTTTAGACCTTTCCTCTAACTCTCTCACAGGTTCCATTCCTCAGGAGCTCGGTCAGCTTTCCTTACTACAGTTCCTTTTCTTGAATTCAAATGGATTAAGTGGAGGGATTCCTCCACAGCTAGGTAACCTCACTTCATTACAAGTTCTTTGTCTACAAGATAATCTCCTCAATGGCTCAATACCATCTCAAATGGGTTCATTGGTTTCTCTCCAACAGTTTAGAATTGGCGGCAATCCTGATCTAACAGGAGAAATCCCTACACAGTTAGGCTTACTTACCAATCTGACCACATTTGGGGCAGCCGCCACTGGACTTTCTGGTTCCATTCCATCAACATTTGGTAACTTGATCAACCTTCAAACACTGTCTCTTTATGATACTGAGGTATCTGGTTCGATACCACCTGAACTGGGATTATGTTCAGAGTTGAGGAATCTGTATTTACATATGAACAAGCTGACTGGTTCTATTCCACCTCAGTTGGGCAAGCTTCAAAAGGTTACTAGCTTGCTTTTATGGGGTAACGCATTGACAGGTTCAATCCCAGCTGAGATATCCAACTGTTCATCACTTGTTGTGCTTGATGCTTCAGCTAATGATCTTTCTGGCAAAATACCTAGTGATATTGGAAAGCTTGGTGTTCTTGAGCAGCTTCACTTGTCTGATAATTCCTTAATTGGGTTGATTCCTTGGGAGATAAGCAACTGTTCGAGTTTGACTACACTTCAACTCGACAAGAATAAATTATCTGGTGCAATTCCATGGCAGATTGGTAACTTGAAACAATTGCAGAGTTTCTTCTTGTGGGGCAATTCAGTTTCAGGAACAATCCCATCTTCTTTTGGGAACTGCACTGAACTTTACTCCATTGATCTTTCCAGGAACAAGCTTACTGGTTCAATACCTGAAGACATTTTCAGTTTGAAGAAGCTCAGCAAGCTTTTGCTTCTTGGAAACTCTTTATCAGGGAAGTTGCCGAGAAGTGTTTCAAATTGCCAGTCACTGGTGAGGTTAAGGCTTGGAGAAAACCGGCTTTCAGGGCAGATTCCGAAGGAGATCGGCCAACTGCAGAACTTAGTGTTCCTCGACTTATATATGAATCATTTCACAGGTAGTCTTCCTTCTGAGATTGCCAACATCACAGTTCTTGAGCTATTGGATGTTCACAACAACCACATTAATGGAGAAATCCCATCTCAGCTTGGGGAGCTTGTGAATTTAGAGCAGCTTGATCTTAGTCGAAACAGCTTCACTGGAGCAATTCCGTTGAGTTTCGGTAATTTTAGTTACTTGAACAAGCTGATTCTCAACAGCAATTTATTAACAGGGTCTATCCCGAAATCGTTTCAGAATCTGCAGAAACTTACTCTGCTTGATTTAAGCTACAATAGACTCTCTGGTGAAATTCCATCTGAGATTGGTTATATAACAAGTTTAACAATCAGTTTGGATTTGAGTTCCAATATGTTTACCGGTGAAATACCGGAATCAATGTCTGGTTTGAGACAGTTACAGTCACTTGATCTGTCTCATAACATGTTACATGGAAGAATCAAGGTATTAGGTTCCCTTACTAGTCTCACTTTTTTGAATATCTCATTCAATAATTTCTCAGGTCCTATACCTGTAACACCTTTCTTTAGGACTCTTTCCTACAATTCTTATCTGCAAAACCTGAATCTATGTGAATCCGTCGATGGGTCCACTTGTTCATCGAGCCTAATGCGAAAAACCCGATTAAGATCAGCCAAAACAGTTGCTTTAGTCTCAGTGATCCTTGCATCAGTTACCATTGCAGTCCTTGCTTCATGGTATTTAGTTACAAGGAACCATAGGTACATGATGGAGAAATCAGCAGGAGCTTCATCATCTTCACCAGGAGCTGAAGACTTCTCATATCCATGGACTTTCATTCCATTCCAAAGGCTCAATTTCACCATTGATAACATCTTGGACTGTCTAAAAGATGAGAATGTGATTGGAAAAGGCTGTTCCGGGATCGTCTACAAAGCAGAAATGCCAAATGGGGAATTGATTGCAGTGAAAAAGCTTTGGAGAACAAAGGACGACGAAGAGCCAACCGTGGACTCATTTGCAGCAGAAATTCAGATTCTAGGACACATTCGCCATAGGAACATTGTGAAGCTCTTAGGTTATTGTTCCAACAAAAGTGTTAAGCTCCTCTTATACAACTACATCCCGAATGGTAATTTACAACAGCTTTTGCGAGGCAATCGAAACTTGAGTTGGGAAGTAAGGTACAAGATAGCTGTAGGATCAGCTCAAGGCTTAGCTTATCTTCACCATGATTGTAAACCGGCAATTCTTCACAGAGATGTGAAATGCAATAACATACTCCTAGATTCCAAGTTTGAGGCTTATTTAGCGGATTTCGGGTTGGCGAAACTGATGAATTCTCCAAATTATCACCATGCAATGTCCAGAGTCGCCGGCTCTTATGGTTATATTGCACCAG AATATGGATACACAATGAACATAACAGAGAAAAGTGATGTGTACAGTTATGGGGTG